A genomic stretch from Antarcticibacterium flavum includes:
- the gcvH gene encoding glycine cleavage system protein GcvH codes for MNIPQELKYTKDHEWVRIEGDVATVGVTDFAQGELGDIVYVEVETVGETLDREEVFGTVEAVKTVSDLFLPLSGEILEFNESLEDAPEKVNSDPYGEGWMVKIKFTDESEVSDLLSAEDYKEVVGG; via the coding sequence ATGAATATTCCACAAGAATTAAAATACACCAAGGATCACGAATGGGTGAGAATTGAAGGTGATGTTGCTACAGTAGGCGTTACAGATTTTGCCCAGGGGGAACTTGGAGATATTGTATATGTAGAAGTAGAGACGGTGGGGGAAACCCTGGACCGGGAAGAGGTTTTTGGAACTGTAGAAGCAGTAAAGACAGTATCAGATCTTTTTCTTCCGCTTTCCGGAGAGATCCTGGAATTCAATGAAAGCCTTGAAGATGCACCTGAGAAAGTAAATTCAGATCCTTACGGTGAAGGTTGGATGGTAAAGATTAAGTTCACAGATGAGAGTGAAGTTTCAGATCTTTTAAGTGCAGAGGATTATAAAGAGGTTGTTGGCGGCTAG
- a CDS encoding VanZ family protein: MAARILFFLAVVYTIFITTLSLVQLGKISVGSFNPTDKMMHTGAYFGLAVLWFSYYLFKKEEAIQRRGFLKISVLAVLFGMLIEVLQGILTDYREPDWADILANSLGVFIAYCVFVIFQKFLNRVKHQISSFL; encoded by the coding sequence TTGGCGGCTAGAATACTTTTTTTTCTTGCCGTTGTTTATACCATATTTATAACAACATTATCCCTGGTACAACTGGGGAAGATCTCTGTAGGAAGCTTTAACCCTACAGATAAGATGATGCATACCGGCGCGTATTTTGGCCTTGCTGTATTGTGGTTCTCCTACTACCTTTTTAAGAAGGAGGAAGCGATACAAAGACGTGGATTTCTCAAGATTTCTGTTCTTGCAGTGCTTTTTGGTATGTTAATTGAGGTTTTACAAGGGATCCTTACTGATTATCGGGAACCCGACTGGGCCGATATTCTGGCAAATAGCCTTGGTGTTTTTATCGCGTACTGCGTTTTTGTAATTTTTCAGAAATTTCTTAATCGTGTTAAACATCAGATTAGTTCATTTTTATGA
- a CDS encoding energy transducer TonB: MEPKKNPKADLTRRSVLFLQLGLILVLLITYGAIEWKTYDRDDIDTGQLDLGDLDDEEIPITEIQNTPPPPPPPPPAPEIIEVVEDEEEVEEDIIESTETTQEEIVEVREVVEAPVEEEIADVPFAVIENVPIFPGCENMQNNDQRKKCMSEKVQEFVQRRFNTDLGSQLGLSGINRVIVVFKIDKNGNITDVRSRAPHPRLEQEAARVVNMLPKMQPGKQRGKPVGVSYSLPIVFQVQD, from the coding sequence ATGGAACCCAAGAAAAATCCAAAAGCCGATTTAACCAGACGAAGTGTCCTCTTTCTTCAGTTGGGTCTTATTCTAGTCCTGCTTATTACTTACGGGGCTATTGAGTGGAAGACCTATGACAGGGATGATATAGATACAGGACAGTTAGATCTGGGAGATCTTGACGATGAAGAAATCCCGATTACAGAGATACAAAACACCCCACCACCTCCACCACCACCGCCACCGGCACCCGAGATCATAGAGGTTGTTGAGGATGAGGAAGAAGTTGAGGAAGACATCATTGAGTCTACTGAAACTACCCAGGAGGAGATCGTAGAGGTAAGAGAGGTTGTTGAGGCTCCTGTAGAGGAAGAGATCGCCGATGTTCCTTTCGCTGTTATTGAAAACGTGCCAATCTTTCCAGGATGTGAGAATATGCAGAACAATGACCAGCGTAAGAAATGTATGAGTGAAAAGGTTCAGGAATTCGTACAAAGAAGATTTAACACAGACCTTGGTAGCCAACTTGGATTGAGTGGTATTAACAGGGTGATCGTTGTCTTCAAGATCGATAAGAATGGTAATATTACAGATGTGCGCTCCCGTGCACCACACCCAAGACTGGAGCAGGAAGCTGCAAGGGTTGTGAATATGTTGCCTAAAATGCAGCCTGGAAAACAACGTGGTAAACCGGTAGGTGTAAGTTACTCCCTGCCAATCGTATTCCAGGTTCAGGATTAA
- a CDS encoding gliding motility protein RemB: protein MKYLGCLLLFFLPLAGIAQTSITDLETYPVFNDCTQVEFAREGDCFKNTLRKHILETFELPTRVIEENYTGEAFVLFEVDREGKFQVLYVDAIYAELKEELVRVFQTLPVVEPPTYNGRPTYAQFRMPLRIPLNFTNVPPVQEIEEQVTAIEDPTAAPLVQPQDEYDQIVSRPFRNRESQSNLNIPLSHERYSRFDAAMNRIGTNSHTASKPFLYKDVSSYYDFKQEREELEKSTSSWLGRKLWNEHLVTFQGENYWFTGDVILDLQLGRDFQSDYDFTYNNTRGAVFQGGLGKDLHFYTVVFESQGRFADYFNRYAESIAPFMGSGVAIIPGRGIAKEFMDGGYDYPVAEGYISYSPSEFFDIQLGHGNNFIGDGYRSLLMSDNPNPHPYLKLNTSFWKLKYTNTWMSLRDVREEVAGEGAYRTKYMANHYLSLNLTKRLNIGLFESVVWQDDNGRGFDVNYLNPVIFYRAIEFSTGARGGNALIGLTGKYKLSDQFNAYGQWIIDEFSSSDVFGGEGSWKNKLGFQLGLKYFNAFNIPDLYLQAEYNQVRPYTYSHNSVVLNYGHNNQSMAHLWGANFREFVAIARYRKERIYGSAKLVLGERGFDFNNEKDNFYYGGDIYRSERERALETGVRIGQGNTATSFFTEVEAGYIINPVTNLKLFGSVIYRNFDPLENTAATFNNNTVWLNVGVRTDIFNWYFDY from the coding sequence ATGAAATATTTAGGTTGCCTGCTCCTTTTCTTCCTCCCGCTCGCCGGTATAGCCCAAACCAGTATCACAGACCTGGAAACCTACCCGGTCTTTAATGACTGTACTCAGGTAGAATTTGCCAGGGAAGGGGATTGCTTTAAGAATACGCTGAGAAAACATATACTCGAGACCTTTGAACTGCCAACCCGTGTTATAGAAGAGAATTACACTGGGGAGGCGTTTGTGCTCTTTGAAGTAGACCGGGAAGGAAAATTTCAGGTGCTTTATGTGGACGCTATTTATGCTGAACTCAAAGAAGAGTTGGTGAGGGTATTTCAAACCCTGCCCGTAGTAGAGCCACCTACGTATAACGGCAGGCCTACCTATGCGCAATTCAGGATGCCACTGCGAATCCCATTGAATTTCACCAATGTCCCGCCGGTACAGGAAATTGAGGAGCAGGTTACTGCAATTGAAGATCCTACGGCTGCGCCATTGGTGCAACCTCAGGATGAGTATGACCAGATCGTTTCCAGGCCCTTTCGTAACCGGGAGTCCCAAAGTAATTTAAACATTCCGCTTTCACACGAAAGGTACAGCAGGTTTGATGCCGCTATGAACCGTATAGGCACCAACAGTCATACTGCCTCCAAACCATTTTTGTATAAGGATGTTTCTTCCTATTACGATTTTAAACAGGAGCGGGAAGAACTGGAAAAAAGCACCTCCAGCTGGCTGGGAAGAAAGTTGTGGAATGAGCACCTGGTGACCTTCCAGGGCGAGAACTATTGGTTTACAGGAGATGTGATCCTCGACCTGCAGCTGGGTAGGGACTTCCAGAGTGATTATGATTTTACTTACAACAATACCAGGGGAGCAGTGTTCCAGGGAGGACTGGGCAAGGATCTTCATTTTTATACAGTAGTCTTTGAAAGTCAGGGCCGTTTTGCCGATTATTTCAATCGATATGCTGAAAGTATTGCGCCCTTTATGGGAAGTGGGGTAGCTATTATCCCGGGACGGGGTATTGCCAAGGAATTTATGGATGGGGGATATGATTACCCGGTGGCTGAGGGATATATTTCTTACAGCCCTTCAGAATTTTTTGATATCCAACTTGGACATGGGAATAATTTTATAGGAGACGGCTATCGCTCGCTGCTTATGAGTGATAATCCAAATCCACATCCATACCTCAAGCTTAACACCAGTTTCTGGAAATTAAAGTATACCAATACCTGGATGTCTTTGCGAGATGTAAGGGAGGAAGTTGCGGGAGAAGGGGCATACCGCACCAAGTATATGGCAAATCATTACTTGAGTTTGAACTTAACCAAACGATTGAATATAGGCCTCTTTGAATCTGTCGTATGGCAGGATGATAACGGGAGGGGATTTGATGTGAATTATTTGAATCCGGTAATATTTTACAGGGCGATAGAATTCTCCACCGGTGCGCGTGGTGGAAATGCGCTTATAGGTTTAACCGGTAAATACAAGTTGAGTGATCAATTCAATGCATATGGCCAGTGGATCATTGATGAGTTCTCCTCTTCAGATGTTTTTGGAGGGGAGGGGAGCTGGAAGAATAAACTTGGTTTTCAACTTGGATTAAAATATTTCAATGCTTTTAATATCCCAGATCTTTACCTGCAGGCAGAGTATAATCAGGTAAGGCCTTATACATATTCCCATAATTCAGTGGTTCTTAACTATGGCCATAATAACCAATCCATGGCTCATTTATGGGGTGCAAATTTCAGGGAATTTGTTGCTATTGCCAGATACCGAAAAGAAAGGATTTATGGAAGTGCAAAGCTGGTACTTGGAGAGCGAGGCTTTGATTTTAATAATGAAAAGGATAATTTTTATTACGGAGGCGATATCTATCGAAGTGAAAGAGAACGTGCTTTAGAGACAGGGGTTAGGATAGGGCAGGGAAATACCGCTACTTCATTTTTTACTGAAGTTGAGGCGGGATATATTATTAATCCGGTAACAAATTTGAAGCTCTTTGGAAGTGTGATCTACAGGAATTTTGATCCTTTGGAGAATACAGCCGCGACCTTTAACAATAATACCGTATGGCTGAATGTTGGGGTGCGCACAGATATCTTTAACTGGTATTTTGACTATTGA
- the cyoE gene encoding heme o synthase — MVFLSNTRVHTPSVSVLSDFKEITKMRLAISVVFSSVAGYFLGAEVIDFVTVLLLAIGGYLMVGASNAYNQILEKDLDALMDRTKNRPLPAGRMTVPTAFVIASTFTILGLIVLYIINPKTAMFGAISIFLYVSVYTPLKTKTPLSVFVGAFPGAIPFMLGWVAATDEFGIEPGTLFMIQFFWQFPHFWAIGWWLFDDYKKGGFFMLPTGKRDKGTVIQIILYTIWTILVSLIPVFGVTGKLFLTPLSGVLIFMLGMGMLYYALRLKRKRTSKAAKKLMFASVSYITLLQIIYVLDKFLREWI; from the coding sequence ATGGTATTTTTGAGTAACACCCGCGTCCATACTCCTTCTGTATCAGTGCTCTCAGATTTTAAGGAAATAACCAAAATGCGACTGGCGATAAGCGTTGTCTTTTCATCTGTTGCGGGGTATTTTCTGGGTGCTGAGGTCATTGACTTTGTCACTGTCCTATTGCTTGCCATTGGTGGTTATTTAATGGTGGGCGCTTCCAACGCTTATAATCAAATCCTTGAAAAGGATCTGGACGCCTTAATGGACCGCACCAAAAATCGTCCTCTTCCGGCTGGGAGAATGACAGTTCCCACTGCCTTTGTGATCGCCAGCACCTTCACGATTCTTGGACTTATTGTACTTTATATTATAAATCCTAAGACCGCGATGTTTGGGGCTATAAGCATCTTTTTATATGTAAGTGTATATACCCCGTTAAAAACAAAGACTCCTTTAAGCGTTTTTGTGGGTGCCTTTCCCGGGGCTATTCCATTTATGTTGGGATGGGTTGCGGCAACAGATGAGTTTGGCATAGAACCGGGTACTTTGTTCATGATACAATTCTTCTGGCAATTTCCTCATTTTTGGGCTATAGGCTGGTGGTTGTTTGATGATTATAAAAAAGGGGGATTCTTTATGCTGCCAACGGGTAAAAGAGATAAAGGTACTGTAATACAAATAATCCTTTACACAATATGGACTATCCTGGTGTCACTTATCCCGGTCTTTGGGGTAACTGGTAAGTTATTCCTTACCCCCTTATCTGGGGTGCTTATTTTTATGTTGGGGATGGGGATGTTATATTATGCTTTGAGACTTAAGAGAAAAAGAACCTCCAAGGCAGCCAAAAAATTGATGTTTGCAAGTGTGTCTTATATCACGCTTCTTCAAATCATATATGTATTAGATAAATTTCTTAGAGAATGGATTTAA
- a CDS encoding cytochrome c oxidase subunit 3, whose product MDLTEGTRVEKQARAKKMMLWFGIISMVMMFAGLTSAYVVSKNRPDWISGFELPASLYWSTLVIIISSITFILAKKSIANDDRKNGTLYLLATLALGIAFVVLQFQSFAEIIQAGYYFTGSESTVTTSFIYVVVLAHLAHLAAGLIVLLVVIYNHFKQRYTSGQMLGLELGATFWHFLDILWVYLFLFLYFFR is encoded by the coding sequence ATGGATTTAACAGAAGGAACAAGAGTTGAAAAGCAGGCCAGGGCAAAGAAAATGATGCTTTGGTTTGGGATCATAAGCATGGTGATGATGTTCGCCGGGCTTACCAGTGCTTATGTGGTAAGTAAGAACCGCCCAGATTGGATCTCGGGCTTTGAATTGCCGGCTTCCCTTTACTGGAGCACTTTGGTGATCATTATAAGCAGTATAACTTTCATCCTGGCAAAGAAAAGTATTGCTAATGATGACAGGAAGAATGGTACCTTATACCTCCTGGCTACGCTGGCGCTTGGGATCGCCTTCGTTGTTTTGCAATTCCAGAGTTTTGCAGAGATCATACAGGCGGGTTACTATTTCACCGGGAGTGAAAGCACGGTTACCACCTCCTTTATTTATGTGGTGGTTTTAGCCCACCTTGCCCATCTCGCAGCCGGTTTGATCGTACTTTTAGTGGTAATTTATAACCATTTTAAACAACGCTACACTTCCGGTCAAATGCTTGGATTAGAGCTGGGTGCAACCTTCTGGCACTTTCTCGATATACTGTGGGTATACCTGTTTTTGTTTTTATATTTCTTTAGATAA
- a CDS encoding cytochrome c oxidase subunit 3, whose protein sequence is MEATVIRTGTEGKTWGGGNEPLRASYGKMMMWFFILSDALTFSGFLAAYGFSRFKFIDSWPIADEVFNHFPFLHGVDAPMYYVALMTFILIFSSVTMVLAVDAGHQMKKSKVVFYMFLTIIGGVIFLGSQAWEWKNFINGEYGAVATVGGNILQFVDEDGKRVSLDAFAAAAPRDRVQHTRSNGLWFTEEPALPALTVEDVKAGFLANPNILIRTQQINEEGEKTILTRAESERKLDAEAARVVRGANLTENEYGVPLFADFFFFITGFHGFHVLTGVLINIIIFFNVLLGTYERRGNYEMVEKVGLYWHFVDLVWVFVFTFFYLV, encoded by the coding sequence ATGGAAGCTACTGTTATTAGAACAGGCACCGAAGGCAAAACCTGGGGCGGTGGTAACGAGCCATTAAGAGCCAGTTACGGGAAAATGATGATGTGGTTCTTCATCCTTTCTGATGCACTTACCTTTTCAGGATTTCTTGCTGCTTATGGTTTTTCAAGATTCAAATTCATAGACTCTTGGCCAATAGCCGATGAGGTTTTTAATCACTTTCCTTTTCTTCATGGGGTAGATGCGCCAATGTACTATGTTGCATTGATGACCTTCATCCTTATTTTTTCATCGGTTACAATGGTTCTCGCAGTAGATGCCGGCCACCAGATGAAAAAGTCAAAAGTGGTTTTTTATATGTTCCTTACTATTATTGGAGGGGTGATCTTCCTTGGTTCTCAAGCCTGGGAATGGAAGAATTTTATAAATGGGGAATATGGTGCGGTCGCAACTGTAGGAGGGAATATACTGCAATTTGTGGATGAAGATGGAAAACGGGTGTCGCTCGATGCTTTTGCTGCTGCTGCTCCAAGAGACAGGGTGCAACATACCCGTTCCAATGGACTTTGGTTTACTGAAGAACCTGCGCTTCCTGCTCTAACAGTTGAAGATGTAAAAGCAGGATTCCTTGCAAATCCAAATATCCTTATACGTACTCAACAAATCAACGAGGAAGGTGAAAAAACCATCCTTACCAGGGCAGAGTCTGAAAGAAAACTTGATGCAGAAGCTGCAAGGGTTGTACGAGGTGCAAACCTTACAGAGAATGAATACGGGGTGCCGCTATTTGCAGATTTCTTCTTTTTCATTACAGGGTTTCACGGTTTCCACGTTCTAACCGGGGTGCTTATCAATATCATTATTTTCTTTAACGTCCTGCTGGGTACCTACGAGCGAAGGGGTAATTATGAAATGGTAGAAAAAGTTGGTTTATACTGGCACTTTGTAGACCTTGTTTGGGTATTTGTATTTACCTTCTTTTATTTGGTATAA
- a CDS encoding cytochrome C oxidase subunit IV family protein produces the protein MAHSSTQHHDNTKRIWFVFIILSIVTLVEVVLGILKPALLVDYTFLSMKWLNWIFIILTIYKAYYIAWAFMHLEGESKGLRRSIVWTSVFLIAYLMFILLIEGDYVYEVYKSNKVAWDF, from the coding sequence ATGGCACATAGTTCTACACAACATCACGATAATACCAAGAGGATTTGGTTTGTTTTTATAATTCTATCCATTGTTACTCTTGTAGAAGTAGTACTGGGGATTTTAAAACCGGCTTTACTTGTAGATTACACATTCCTTAGCATGAAATGGCTTAACTGGATATTCATTATCCTTACGATCTATAAGGCTTATTATATAGCTTGGGCCTTTATGCACCTTGAAGGTGAATCTAAGGGTTTGAGGCGGTCCATTGTATGGACATCTGTATTTCTTATAGCTTACTTAATGTTCATTCTTCTTATAGAGGGAGATTATGTTTACGAAGTTTATAAAAGTAACAAGGTAGCCTGGGACTTCTAG